The Pogona vitticeps strain Pit_001003342236 chromosome 3, PviZW2.1, whole genome shotgun sequence genome includes a window with the following:
- the LOC144588263 gene encoding uncharacterized protein LOC144588263 yields the protein MEDKENLIPATSQKDTGKPKRHLRPLGYYHGPVGFSQPLCPLEPPPRPRESLPEEKLRRKGKSAEDLFVFTAKSKQESRRKMACTLMGGAEEDEETTEHQVNESQVNMESLFQAQTQEDPGHDDDGLECDCGYGPHRNYLKEADDNVSNASTGEGQAVDDEKSPCRNIETVNLSCISCVSTNP from the exons ATGGAGGACAAAGAAAACCTGATCCCCGCAACAAGCCAAAAGGATACAGGGAAACCCAAAAGGCATTTGCGACCTCTAGGTTACTACCATGGGCCTGTGGGTTTTTCCCAGCCCTTGTGTCCCTTAGAACCCCCTCCAAGGCCCAGggagagcctgcctgaagaaaagctAAGAAGAAAAGGCAAGTCTGCAGAAGACCTCTTTGTCTTTACCGCAAAATCCAAACAGGAAAGCAGAAGAAAGATGGCCTGTACTCTAATGGGGGGTGCTGAGGAAGATGAGGAGACTACAGAGCATCAAGTCAATGAGTCTCAAGTCAACATG GAGAGCTTGTTTCAAGCTCAAACACAGGAGGACCCTGGGCATGATGATGATGGGCTTGAGTGCGACTGCGGGTATGGGCCGCACAGAAATTACCTGAAAGAGGCAGACGACAATGTTTCGAACGCATCCACCGGAGAGGGTCAGGCTGTTGATGATGAGAAATCGCCCTGCAGGAATATAGAAACTGTAAATCTGTCCTGTATTTCATGTGTTTCTACAAACCCCTGA